The genomic stretch CTTGAGTTTCGCCACTCCATACGTAGGCCCCAGCGACATGTACTCCTCGAGGTGGCTTGAGGGCCCGAGGGTGTGCGCCAGCCGGATTGCCGCCTCCTGCTCCGGCGAAATCACCAGGTCGGCCCCCGCCAGCCGCAGCGCCTCCGCGTGGTCGTTGGTGCTCGCCTTCGCCACCACGTGCTTCAGCTTCAACCGCCGCTTCAGCGTCAGGGTCAGCAGCACCGACGTCGCAACTTCCGACCCAATCGCGACGACCACCGAGTCGTAGTCGCCGAGCGCCAGGCTCTGCAGAAACTCGAAGTCCGAAAGGTCTCCCGCAGCTGCCAGCGTCGCCGTCTCGGACAGCTCGTTGACGCGGGCATCGTCTCGGTCGACCGCCAGCACCTCCACGCCGATGGCGACCAGCTCCTCCGCCAACTGCGAACCGAACCGTCCAAGACCGAGGATCGCGACGTTCATGGTCAGCTCAACCTCACGCTATCGATGGGATGGTGATACGGCACCTTGCGATGCGGCCGTGTCATGTACAGCACGAGCATCACCGGGCTGAACCGGCCGGCCAGCATCGCCAGGATCAGGACCAGGTGCCCA from Tepidiforma thermophila encodes the following:
- a CDS encoding potassium channel family protein, producing the protein MNVAILGLGRFGSQLAEELVAIGVEVLAVDRDDARVNELSETATLAAAGDLSDFEFLQSLALGDYDSVVVAIGSEVATSVLLTLTLKRRLKLKHVVAKASTNDHAEALRLAGADLVISPEQEAAIRLAHTLGPSSHLEEYMSLGPTYGVAKLKAPINAVGRTIGSLEAFTRHNVVLLAMVRNDLVTFRPDRDVVVEDGDVWLIAGEDEQLRRAGS